A single region of the Chelmon rostratus isolate fCheRos1 chromosome 5, fCheRos1.pri, whole genome shotgun sequence genome encodes:
- the LOC121606336 gene encoding tubulin beta-1 chain-like, with translation MREIVHLQAGQCGNQIGAKFWEVVSDEHGIDPTGTYHGDSDLQLDRINVYYNEASGSQQYRSLTVAELTQQMFDAKNMMAACDPRHGRYLTVVAIFRGRMSMKEVDEQMLNVQNKNSSYFVEWIPNNVKTAVCDIPPRGLKMAATFIGNSTAIQELFKRISEQFTAMFRRKAFLHWYTGEGMDEMEFTEAESNMNDLVSEYQQYQDATAEEEGEFEEEGEEELA, from the exons ATGAGGGAAATTGTGCATCTTCAGGCCGGTCAATGTGGAAACCAGATTGGTGCCAAG TTTTGGGAGGTGGTCAGCGATGAGCACGGTATTGACCCAACTGGTACATACCATGGTGACAGTGACCTGCAGCTGGACAGGATCAATGTCTACTATAATGAAGCCTCAG GCAGCCAGCAGTACAGATCCCTCACTGTGGCCGAGCTCACCCAGCAGATGTTCGATGCCAAGAACATGATGGCTGCCTGCGACCCACGTCACGGCCGCTACCTGACGGTGGTCGCCATCTTCCGTGGCCGCATGTCCATGAAGGAGGTGGACGAGCAGATGCTGAATGTGCAGAATAAGAACAGCAGCTACTTCGTTGAATGGATCCCCAACAACGTCAAGACCGCCGTCTGCGACATTCCTCCCCGTGGCCTCAAAATGGCTGCCACCTTCATCGGCAACAGCACAGCCATCCAGGAGCTGTTCAAGCGCATCTCTGAGCAGTTCACAGCTATGTTCAGGCGCAAAGCTTTCCTCCACTGGTACACCGGCGAGGGTATGGATGAGATGGAGTTCACCGAGGCAGAGAGCAACATGAACGACCTGGTGTCCGAGTACCAGCAGTACCAAGATgccactgcagaggaggagggagagtttgaggaggagggcgaggaggagcTGGCctaa
- the LOC121607293 gene encoding DNA-dependent protein kinase catalytic subunit-like: MNLMEMSRYAVTLAGLRLFARHASQFSSCLMDHCRGLFEVMSKLCGHINPEMKKTSYYALEAFLKQVHCSSAIDHLKRIVKQKAPSLNQHSTERRVPRLVHSMTLIQQGGVLMSSMLQAMVERVLLPLASNCSPKALNDFFVANVSDMTALLLSRFTKSNETEFEIQLLKKNGGYKLMELLYSRLPKEEVYSKESRINQAYCPSDKTEGNELSKTLIKSCFEAFTENMAGAFHLMGSCASPMWFYGFWSNVAGLGRSVATNAWNSSMSSYPSSQERSLHLSGWMAC, translated from the exons ATGAACTTG ATGGAAATGAGTCGCTATGCCGTCACATTGG CTGGGCTTCGACTGTTTGCCAGACATGCATCCCAGTTCAGTAGCTGCCTTATGGACCACTGCAGAGGTTTGTTTGAGGTCATGTCTAAACTCTGCGGACACATCAACCCTGAGATGAAGAAGACAAGTTACTATGCACTTGAGGCCTTCCTCAAACAG GTACATTGCAGCAGTGCCATTGATCATCTGAAAAGAATCGTCAAACAAAAGGCCCCCAGCCTCAATCAGCACAGTACTGAGAGACGCGTCCCAAGGTTGGTACACAGTATGACCCTGATCCAGCAGGGCGGCGTGCTGATGAGCTCCATGCTGCAGGCCATGGTGGAGAGGGTCCTGCTGCCCCTTGCCTCTAACTGTAGCCCCAAGGCCCTGAATGACTTCTTTGTGGCAAATGTCTCCGACATGACAGCTTTGCTGCTCAGCCGCTTCACTAAG tcaaatgaaacagaatttgaGATCCAGTTGCTGAAGAAGAACGGCGGCTACAAGCTGATGGAGCTCCTGTATTCTCGGCTTCCCAAAGAAGAGGTTTACTCCAAGGAATCCCGCATTAATCAAGCCTACTGTCCATCAGACAAAACAGAGGGGAACGAGTTGTCCAAGACCTTGATCAA GTCGTGTTTTGAAGCGTTCACTGAGAACATGGCGG GGGCTTTCCACCTGATGGGAAGCTGTGCCTCTCCGATGTGGTTTTATGGCTTCTGGAGCAATGTGGCCGGCCTCGGACGAAGTGTCGCCACAAATGCATGGAACTCTTCTATGAGTTCATACCCCTCCTCCCAG